GTGACCTCGACCTTATCCATCGCCGATCGGACCACCGGTCGGAAGGCTTTGGTCAAAGGAAGGCTGGTTTTCCGTCGAAGATAGGCGGTCGCGGCGTCGTTGGGTCCCCGAAGGATTTGAAAGCCGTCCTCGATGGTGAGCTCCTTGACCGCCTGGAGAAAGATCGGCCCGGCCTTCTTCGCCGACTCCTCGGCCGCGCGGTTGAGGGTGAGAACCAATTTGTCCACCTGACTCTTGAGCCCGATCTTCTCCAGCATCTGTTTCATCTGGATGGCTTGGGGCGGGAAGGGGATGAAGATCGCGGGGTTTTTATAGAAGCCGTCGATTCGGGAGGCCCGGCCGGCCGCGGTGTTCACGCCCAGGGCCAAGGCTTCCTTGAGGCCGCGGATAACCTCGCTCTGGCTCAGTCCGGGCTTGGTCGCCGGGGTCAGGGCGAAGGCCTGGCCTGAAAACATGAGGGCCAGGGCCGTCCAAGCTCCCAGCCGTCGAAGGAAAGTTTTCTTCATTCGGCGATCTCCATTTTCGTTGCCACTCTTCCCTGAAAAAA
Above is a window of bacterium DNA encoding:
- a CDS encoding DUF4197 domain-containing protein, whose amino-acid sequence is MKKTFLRRLGAWTALALMFSGQAFALTPATKPGLSQSEVIRGLKEALALGVNTAAGRASRIDGFYKNPAIFIPFPPQAIQMKQMLEKIGLKSQVDKLVLTLNRAAEESAKKAGPIFLQAVKELTIEDGFQILRGPNDAATAYLRRKTSLPLTKAFRPVVRSAMDKVEVTKYWNPLVTQYNRIPFMQKVNPNLEDYVTERAVSGLFKLIAEEEKKIRKDPAARVTDILRRVFGS